A genome region from Dickeya dadantii NCPPB 898 includes the following:
- the osmB gene encoding osmotically-inducible lipoprotein OsmB, with translation MQINKKFTTAVLAMVIVSTLAGCAGMNKRQRNTAIGAGIGALGGAVLTNGSALGTVGGAAVGGVIGHQTTK, from the coding sequence ATGCAAATCAATAAAAAATTCACAACGGCCGTGCTGGCTATGGTGATAGTTAGCACACTGGCGGGCTGCGCGGGCATGAACAAACGCCAACGTAATACCGCTATCGGCGCCGGCATCGGCGCACTCGGCGGTGCGGTGCTGACCAACGGCAGCGCGCTCGGCACCGTTGGCGGCGCGGCGGTAGGCGGCGTTATCGGTCACCAGACCACGAAATAA
- a CDS encoding LysR family transcriptional regulator, giving the protein MDIKQLIYLCNLEKERHFGRAAEASFVSQPTLSMRLKNLERELGLSLINRGNNFEGFTAEGERVLAWAREMVSVYQGLKLEVASLARGTSGLLRIGAVPQCSMALPELLAAVSRAYPEMDYQVSLFSAGRLLEALTAHTVDVGIGFFELTTLRELHFQASSLAEQGASLLYHPRHFPGLHGDSPLALADLATIPLCLAEPSRYFRRYLDSQFREAAITPRVRVESASVLQLMQSVFVGLGCGIVPNGSLLPAMTPELAWRPLALTPMPRHGAVVIAEAGRATMLAQHFFEAAQYWLMDR; this is encoded by the coding sequence ATGGACATCAAGCAACTTATCTATTTGTGCAATCTGGAAAAAGAGCGCCATTTTGGCCGGGCGGCCGAGGCCAGCTTCGTCAGCCAGCCGACGCTGTCGATGCGGCTGAAGAACCTGGAGCGGGAACTGGGGCTGTCGCTCATCAATCGGGGCAATAATTTTGAAGGCTTCACCGCCGAAGGCGAGCGGGTGCTGGCGTGGGCGCGGGAAATGGTGTCGGTGTATCAGGGGCTGAAACTGGAAGTGGCGTCACTTGCGCGCGGCACCAGTGGGCTGCTGCGTATTGGCGCGGTGCCGCAATGCAGCATGGCGCTGCCAGAATTACTGGCGGCGGTCAGCCGTGCTTACCCGGAGATGGATTATCAGGTATCGCTGTTCAGCGCGGGTCGGTTGCTGGAAGCGCTTACCGCCCACACGGTGGATGTCGGGATCGGTTTTTTCGAGCTGACCACGCTGCGTGAGCTGCATTTTCAGGCGTCGTCGCTGGCGGAGCAGGGCGCATCGCTGCTGTATCATCCGCGCCACTTTCCTGGCCTGCACGGTGACAGTCCGTTGGCGTTGGCCGATCTCGCCACGATTCCGCTGTGTCTGGCGGAACCCAGCCGTTATTTCCGTCGCTATCTGGATAGCCAGTTCCGCGAAGCGGCAATCACGCCGCGGGTACGGGTGGAAAGCGCGTCGGTGCTGCAATTAATGCAAAGCGTATTTGTCGGGCTGGGGTGCGGCATTGTGCCCAATGGCAGCTTGTTGCCGGCGATGACACCGGAGCTGGCCTGGCGACCGCTGGCGCTGACGCCGATGCCGCGTCACGGCGCGGTGGTGATCGCCGAGGCCGGGCGCGCGACTATGCTGGCGCAGCATTTCTTTGAGGCGGCGCAGTACTGGCTGATGGACCGCTAA
- a CDS encoding exoribonuclease II produces MFQDNPLLAQLKQQLHSQTPRAEGIVKATDKGFGFLEADGQKSYFIPPPHMKKVMHGDRIIAALHTEKEREIAEPETLVEPFLTRFVGRVQKKDDRLSIVPDHPLLKDAIPCRPAREVEQDFKEGDWAVAEMRRHPLKGDRGFFADLTHYITTGDDPLAPWWVTLSRHNLERIAPDADAAELDDGQLEREDLTGLDFVTIDSASTEDMDDALYVQDNGDGTLEMTVAIADPTAYVRADSELDAIARQRAFTNYLPGFNIPMLPRHLSDDICSLRPNERRPVLACRMTIAADGALSQIRFFAAWIESRAKLVYDEVSNWLEQQGDWQPESDNIADQIRLLHRVCQARSAWRTTHALVFRDRPDYRFLLGEKGEVLDIVTEPRRIANRIVEEAMIAANVCAAQVLRDELGFGIYNVHNGFDPVSIEQAVAVLESNGIQADAQQLLTLDGFCVLRRELDAQPTQFLDSRIRRFQTFAEISTAPGPHFGLGLEAYATWTSPIRKYGDMVNHRLLKAIITHTPAEKPQDDVTLQLAERRRLNRMAERDVSDWLYARFLKDKAGTDARFTGEIMDVNRGGLRVRLLENGATAFIPASFIHAVRDELVCSQDTGIVTVKGEPVYRQSDTLTVMLIEVRLETRSIIAKPAA; encoded by the coding sequence ATGTTTCAAGACAATCCGCTGCTTGCGCAGCTTAAACAGCAACTCCACTCTCAGACGCCGCGAGCGGAAGGCATCGTAAAAGCCACCGACAAGGGATTCGGTTTTCTTGAAGCCGACGGGCAGAAGAGCTATTTCATCCCGCCGCCGCACATGAAGAAAGTGATGCACGGCGACCGTATCATCGCCGCGCTGCATACCGAGAAAGAGCGCGAAATCGCCGAGCCGGAAACGCTGGTGGAACCGTTCCTGACCCGCTTTGTCGGGCGGGTACAGAAAAAAGACGACCGTCTGTCCATCGTGCCGGACCACCCGCTGCTGAAAGACGCCATTCCCTGCCGCCCGGCGCGCGAAGTCGAGCAGGATTTTAAAGAAGGCGACTGGGCGGTAGCGGAAATGCGCCGTCATCCGCTGAAAGGCGACCGCGGTTTTTTTGCCGATCTGACTCACTACATCACCACCGGCGACGACCCGCTGGCGCCCTGGTGGGTGACGCTGTCGCGTCATAACCTGGAGCGCATCGCGCCGGACGCGGACGCCGCCGAACTCGACGACGGCCAGCTTGAACGCGAAGACCTGACCGGGCTGGATTTTGTCACCATCGACAGCGCCAGCACCGAAGATATGGATGACGCGCTGTATGTGCAGGACAACGGCGACGGCACGCTGGAGATGACGGTGGCGATCGCCGATCCGACCGCCTACGTACGCGCCGACAGTGAGCTGGACGCTATCGCCCGCCAGCGCGCGTTCACCAACTACCTGCCCGGCTTCAATATTCCGATGCTGCCGCGCCACCTGTCTGACGATATCTGCTCGCTGCGCCCGAACGAACGCCGTCCGGTGCTGGCCTGCCGCATGACAATTGCCGCCGACGGCGCGCTGAGCCAGATTCGGTTCTTTGCCGCCTGGATCGAGTCGCGCGCCAAACTGGTGTACGACGAGGTGTCTAACTGGCTGGAGCAACAAGGCGACTGGCAGCCGGAAAGCGATAATATCGCCGACCAGATCCGTCTGCTGCACCGCGTGTGTCAGGCCCGCAGCGCCTGGCGTACTACCCATGCACTGGTGTTCCGCGACCGTCCGGATTACCGCTTCCTGCTGGGTGAAAAAGGCGAGGTGCTGGATATCGTCACCGAACCGCGCCGCATCGCCAACCGCATCGTGGAAGAAGCGATGATCGCCGCCAACGTCTGCGCGGCGCAGGTATTGCGCGACGAGCTGGGTTTTGGCATCTACAACGTCCACAACGGTTTCGACCCGGTCAGCATTGAACAGGCGGTGGCGGTACTGGAAAGCAACGGTATTCAGGCCGACGCCCAGCAACTGCTGACGTTGGACGGTTTCTGCGTTCTGCGCCGCGAGCTGGACGCCCAGCCGACCCAGTTCCTCGACAGCCGTATTCGCCGCTTCCAGACGTTTGCGGAAATCAGCACCGCGCCCGGCCCGCACTTTGGTTTGGGGCTGGAAGCTTACGCCACCTGGACCTCGCCGATCCGTAAATACGGCGATATGGTCAACCACCGGTTGCTGAAAGCGATCATTACGCATACCCCGGCGGAAAAACCGCAGGACGACGTGACGCTGCAACTGGCCGAACGTCGCCGCCTCAACCGGATGGCGGAGCGCGACGTCAGCGACTGGCTGTACGCCCGTTTCCTGAAAGATAAAGCCGGCACCGACGCCCGCTTTACCGGTGAGATTATGGACGTTAACCGCGGCGGTCTGCGCGTACGCCTGCTGGAAAACGGCGCTACCGCCTTTATTCCAGCCTCGTTCATTCACGCGGTGCGCGACGAACTGGTGTGCAGTCAGGACACCGGCATCGTCACGGTGAAAGGCGAACCGGTCTACCGCCAGAGCGATACCCTGACGGTGATGCTGATCGAGGTGCGGCTTGAGACCCGCAGCATCATCGCCAAACCGGCGGCCTGA
- a CDS encoding carbon starvation CstA family protein, with protein MKTIKNMSIWIAVAIAGAVAFAMLALSQGEHVNAVWLVIAAVACYSIAYRFYSLFIARRVFELDDRRLTPAERRNDGLDYVPTNKWVLFGHHFAAIAGAGPLVGPILAAQMGFLPGTLWILIGVMLAGAVQDFLVLFISTRRDGRSLGEMARQELGSFAGVVTMLGALGVMIIILSALALVVVKALANSPWGMFTIAATIPIALFMGVYMRFLRPGKIAEVSLIGFVLMMMAIVYGGDIAAHPYWGPFFTLKGTTLTWVLVIYGFVASVLPVWLLLAPRDYLSTFLKIGVIVGLAIGILFAMPELKMPAVSRFIDGSGPVFSGSLFPFLFITIACGAISGFHALVSSGTTPKLVERESHIRFIGYGAMLMESFVAIMALICASVIDPGVYFAMNAPAALIGTTVENAAQVISGWGFVITPDDLTNIAKDVGETSILSRAGGAPTFAVGMAHIITEIFNSRAMMAFWYHFAILFEALFILTAVDAGTRACRFMVQDLAGLVVPNMGKSHSWLGNMAGTTVAVAGWGFFVYQGVIDPLGGINTLWPLFGIGNQMLASMALILGTVVLFKMKKQRYAWVTILPTAWLFITSMTAGWQKIFHEKTSIGFLAQARRFSAGIESGTLIAPAKNMQDMATIVFSNQINAILCGFFMLVAVTMLVAAFFAIRRAQRSDIPTTHETTAAWRQEAHNG; from the coding sequence ATGAAAACCATCAAAAACATGTCGATCTGGATTGCCGTAGCCATCGCGGGCGCCGTGGCATTCGCTATGCTGGCCCTGAGCCAGGGTGAGCATGTGAACGCCGTCTGGCTGGTGATCGCGGCTGTCGCCTGTTATAGCATCGCTTACCGCTTCTATAGTCTGTTTATTGCGCGCCGGGTGTTTGAACTGGATGACCGCCGTCTTACTCCCGCCGAGCGCCGCAACGACGGGCTGGATTATGTCCCCACCAACAAGTGGGTATTGTTCGGCCACCATTTTGCCGCCATCGCCGGCGCCGGCCCGCTGGTGGGGCCGATCTTGGCCGCACAGATGGGCTTTCTGCCGGGAACGCTGTGGATTCTGATTGGCGTCATGCTGGCCGGCGCGGTGCAGGATTTTCTGGTGCTGTTTATCTCCACCCGGCGCGACGGCCGCTCGTTGGGCGAAATGGCGCGTCAGGAATTAGGTTCTTTCGCCGGCGTGGTGACCATGCTAGGGGCGCTGGGCGTCATGATCATCATCCTGTCGGCGCTGGCGCTGGTGGTGGTCAAAGCGTTGGCCAACAGCCCGTGGGGAATGTTCACGATCGCCGCCACCATCCCGATTGCGCTGTTCATGGGCGTCTATATGCGATTCCTGCGGCCGGGCAAGATTGCCGAAGTGTCGCTGATCGGTTTTGTGCTGATGATGATGGCGATTGTTTACGGCGGCGACATCGCCGCGCATCCCTACTGGGGACCGTTCTTTACCCTCAAGGGCACGACGTTGACCTGGGTGCTGGTGATTTACGGATTTGTCGCCTCGGTGCTGCCGGTGTGGCTGCTGCTGGCGCCGCGTGACTACCTGTCCACGTTCCTGAAGATCGGCGTTATCGTCGGGCTGGCGATCGGTATCCTGTTTGCCATGCCGGAGCTGAAAATGCCCGCCGTTTCGCGCTTTATCGACGGCAGCGGACCGGTGTTCTCCGGCAGCCTGTTCCCATTCCTGTTTATCACCATCGCCTGCGGCGCTATCTCCGGCTTCCATGCGCTGGTATCCAGCGGCACCACGCCCAAACTGGTCGAACGCGAAAGTCATATCCGTTTTATCGGTTACGGCGCCATGTTGATGGAATCCTTCGTGGCGATCATGGCGCTGATTTGCGCCTCGGTGATCGACCCCGGCGTCTACTTCGCCATGAACGCGCCGGCCGCGCTGATTGGCACTACCGTGGAAAACGCCGCGCAGGTGATCAGCGGGTGGGGTTTCGTTATTACGCCGGATGATTTGACCAACATCGCCAAAGACGTGGGCGAAACGTCGATTTTGTCCCGCGCCGGCGGCGCGCCGACCTTTGCCGTCGGCATGGCGCATATCATCACGGAAATCTTCAACAGCCGGGCCATGATGGCGTTCTGGTATCACTTTGCCATTCTGTTCGAAGCGCTGTTTATTCTTACCGCCGTGGACGCCGGTACTCGCGCCTGCCGGTTCATGGTGCAGGATCTGGCCGGGCTGGTGGTGCCGAACATGGGCAAGAGCCACTCCTGGCTGGGTAATATGGCCGGGACTACCGTGGCGGTGGCCGGTTGGGGATTCTTCGTCTATCAGGGCGTGATCGACCCGCTGGGCGGCATCAACACGCTGTGGCCGCTGTTCGGCATCGGTAACCAGATGCTGGCGTCGATGGCGCTGATTCTCGGCACCGTGGTGTTGTTTAAAATGAAGAAACAGCGTTACGCCTGGGTGACGATACTGCCTACCGCCTGGCTGTTCATCACCTCGATGACCGCCGGCTGGCAGAAGATTTTCCACGAAAAAACCAGCATCGGTTTTCTGGCGCAGGCCAGGCGTTTCTCGGCCGGTATTGAATCCGGCACGCTGATCGCTCCGGCGAAAAACATGCAGGACATGGCGACCATCGTGTTCAGCAACCAGATTAACGCCATCCTGTGCGGCTTCTTCATGCTGGTCGCCGTCACCATGCTGGTCGCCGCGTTCTTCGCCATACGTCGCGCGCAGCGCAGCGACATACCCACCACGCACGAAACGACGGCGGCATGGCGTCAGGAGGCGCATAACGGCTGA
- a CDS encoding FdhF/YdeP family oxidoreductase has translation MKFKSSIKPYRAAAGGWGSLEATTRFVLDSKQALKNIRNLMRVNKSKGFDCPGCAWGDDNSSTFSFCENGAKAVSWEATRKAAGPDFFAEHSVSTLRRQSDYFLEYQGRLTHPLRYDRDSDHYVPIDWDEAFTLIARHIRELDHPNQMELYTSGRASNEASYLYQLFGRMVGTNNFPDCSNMCHEASGTGLKQSIGVGKGTVRLADFEYADAIFVFGQNPGTNHPRMLHSLRHAADRGAHIVAFNTLRERGLERFANPQNPLELLTPLSGAISETYLQPNLGGDMAAVRGMVKALLETHRQRLAAGEAGLFDQAFIDQYTDGVAAYLQQVDATPWDNIVRQSGLSEAQIRYVAGIYQQSDRVICTWAMGITQHRHSVATVREIVNLQLLFGQLGKPGAGLCPVRGHSNVQGNRTMGIDEKPADALLDSLARHFGFTPPRGHGHNTVQALEAMLRDEIRVLIALGGNLAAAAPDTDRTAQALSRCGLTVHISTKLNRSHLITARQDTLILPTLGRTERDMQASGPQFVTVEDSFSMVHASEGISPPLSAQQRSETAIVAGIAHAVLGRDHLDWLALAADYNLIRDHIAATLPGFADFNQRCAEPGGFWLGNAAAAYRFNTATGHARFGDAPLPDSVVPVSGDAPAPFTLQTLRSHDQYNTTIYGLDDRYRGVYGQRDVLFMHPKDIAALGLRDGDRVDIETLWHDHIERKVTGFRLVGYNIPRGNLAAYYPETNPLVPLSSYGEGTFTPTSKSVPVRITPSETVALQRIA, from the coding sequence ATGAAATTCAAATCTTCAATCAAGCCATACCGCGCCGCCGCGGGCGGCTGGGGCTCTCTTGAAGCCACCACCCGTTTTGTCCTGGACAGCAAACAAGCGCTGAAAAATATCCGCAATTTGATGCGAGTCAATAAAAGCAAAGGATTCGACTGTCCCGGCTGCGCCTGGGGCGACGACAACAGCAGCACCTTCAGTTTTTGTGAAAACGGCGCCAAGGCGGTCAGTTGGGAAGCGACGCGCAAAGCCGCCGGGCCGGATTTCTTCGCCGAACACAGCGTCAGCACGTTGCGCCGCCAGAGCGACTATTTTCTTGAGTATCAGGGCCGGCTGACCCACCCGTTGCGCTACGATCGTGACAGCGACCACTATGTGCCGATCGACTGGGACGAAGCCTTCACGCTAATCGCCCGTCATATCCGCGAACTGGACCATCCTAATCAGATGGAGCTCTATACTTCCGGTCGCGCCAGTAATGAAGCGTCTTATCTGTATCAGCTGTTCGGCCGTATGGTCGGCACCAACAATTTTCCCGACTGTTCCAACATGTGTCATGAAGCCAGCGGCACCGGGCTGAAACAGAGCATCGGCGTCGGTAAAGGCACGGTACGATTAGCGGATTTCGAATACGCCGACGCCATTTTCGTGTTCGGCCAGAACCCCGGCACCAACCACCCGCGTATGTTGCACAGCCTGCGTCATGCCGCCGATCGCGGCGCGCATATCGTGGCGTTCAACACCTTGCGCGAGCGCGGTCTGGAACGCTTCGCCAACCCGCAAAACCCGCTGGAACTGCTGACGCCGCTGTCCGGCGCCATTAGCGAAACTTACCTGCAACCCAATTTGGGCGGCGATATGGCGGCGGTGCGCGGCATGGTGAAAGCGCTGCTGGAAACCCACCGCCAGCGGCTGGCGGCAGGCGAAGCGGGATTGTTCGATCAGGCATTTATCGACCAGTATACCGATGGCGTGGCGGCGTATTTGCAACAGGTGGACGCCACCCCGTGGGACAACATCGTGCGGCAGTCCGGGCTGAGTGAAGCGCAGATCCGCTACGTCGCCGGCATTTACCAGCAGTCCGACCGGGTGATCTGCACCTGGGCGATGGGCATCACCCAGCACCGGCATTCGGTCGCGACGGTGCGGGAAATCGTCAATCTGCAGCTGTTGTTCGGCCAGCTCGGCAAGCCGGGCGCCGGTCTGTGCCCGGTGCGCGGCCACAGCAACGTACAGGGCAACCGCACCATGGGGATCGATGAGAAACCCGCCGACGCGCTGCTCGACAGCCTGGCGCGTCACTTCGGCTTTACCCCACCGCGCGGCCACGGCCACAACACCGTACAGGCGTTGGAAGCGATGCTGCGTGATGAAATCCGGGTGCTGATCGCGCTGGGCGGCAACCTGGCCGCCGCCGCGCCGGATACCGACCGCACCGCACAGGCGCTGAGCCGTTGCGGCCTGACGGTGCACATCAGCACCAAGCTCAACCGCAGCCACCTGATTACCGCACGGCAAGATACGCTGATTCTGCCGACGCTGGGCCGCACCGAACGGGACATGCAGGCCAGCGGCCCGCAGTTTGTAACCGTTGAAGACTCATTCAGCATGGTGCATGCCTCGGAAGGCATCAGCCCACCGCTGTCGGCTCAGCAGCGCTCGGAAACCGCCATCGTCGCCGGCATCGCCCACGCGGTGCTGGGGCGCGACCACCTCGACTGGCTGGCGCTGGCCGCCGACTATAACCTGATCCGCGACCACATCGCCGCCACCCTGCCGGGCTTCGCCGACTTCAATCAGCGCTGCGCCGAGCCGGGCGGCTTCTGGCTCGGCAACGCGGCGGCGGCGTATCGATTCAACACCGCTACCGGCCATGCACGTTTTGGCGACGCACCGCTGCCGGACAGCGTGGTGCCGGTTTCCGGCGATGCGCCCGCACCGTTCACGCTGCAAACCTTGCGCTCCCACGACCAGTACAACACCACTATTTATGGGCTGGATGACCGCTACCGCGGCGTGTACGGCCAGCGCGACGTACTGTTCATGCACCCGAAGGATATCGCCGCGCTCGGGTTGCGGGACGGCGATCGGGTGGATATCGAAACCCTGTGGCATGACCATATCGAGCGCAAAGTCACCGGTTTCCGGCTGGTCGGCTACAACATCCCACGCGGCAATCTGGCGGCCTACTACCCGGAAACCAACCCGCTGGTGCCGCTGTCCAGCTATGGCGAAGGCACCTTCACGCCAACCTCCAAATCGGTGCCGGTGCGCATTACGCCCAGTGAGACGGTAGCGCTGCAACGTATCGCCTGA
- the araD gene encoding L-ribulose-5-phosphate 4-epimerase, protein MLEELKIQVLEANLALPRHQLVTFTWGNVSAVDRERGLMVIKPSGVEYDVMTVQDMVVVNLENGQVVEGQRKPSSDTDTHRALYLAFASLGGIVHTHSRHATIWAQAGKDLPPWGTTHADYFYGPIPCTRLMTEAEINGRYEWETGQVIVDTFRERGLSPQDIPAVLVNAHGPFAWGTDAHNAVHNAVVLEEIAYMGIFSRQLTPALEPMQAALLDKHYLRKHGKNAYYGQ, encoded by the coding sequence ATGTTGGAAGAACTGAAAATTCAGGTGCTTGAAGCCAATCTGGCTTTGCCCCGGCATCAGTTGGTGACCTTCACCTGGGGGAATGTCAGCGCGGTGGATCGTGAACGCGGTCTGATGGTGATCAAACCCTCGGGCGTGGAGTACGACGTCATGACCGTGCAGGATATGGTGGTAGTGAATCTGGAAAACGGTCAGGTGGTGGAAGGGCAGCGCAAACCCTCGTCCGACACCGATACCCACCGTGCGCTGTATTTGGCCTTCGCATCGCTGGGCGGTATCGTCCATACCCATTCCCGGCATGCCACCATTTGGGCGCAGGCCGGGAAAGATTTGCCGCCGTGGGGCACCACCCACGCCGATTATTTTTACGGCCCGATCCCCTGTACCCGGTTGATGACCGAAGCGGAAATCAATGGCCGCTACGAGTGGGAAACCGGGCAGGTGATTGTGGACACCTTCCGCGAGCGCGGCCTGTCGCCGCAGGATATCCCGGCGGTGCTGGTCAATGCGCATGGCCCGTTCGCCTGGGGAACCGACGCGCATAACGCGGTGCATAACGCGGTGGTGCTGGAAGAGATCGCCTACATGGGGATTTTCTCGCGCCAGTTAACCCCGGCGCTGGAGCCGATGCAGGCGGCGCTGCTGGATAAACACTATCTGCGTAAGCACGGTAAGAACGCGTACTACGGGCAGTGA
- the kdgT gene encoding 2-keto-3-deoxygluconate transporter yields MHIKRSIEKIPGGMMLVPLFLGALCHTFAPGAGKYFGSFTNGLISGTVPILAVWFFCMGASIRLSATGTVLRKSGTLVVTKIAVAWVVAAVASRILPENGVEVGFFAGLSTLALVAAMDMTNGGLYASIMQQYGTKEESGAFVLMSLESGPLMTMVILGTAGIASFEPHVFVGAVLPFLVGFALGNLDPELRDFFSRAVQTLIPFFAFALGNTIDLSVIGQTGLLGVLLGISVIIITGIPLIVADKVLGGGDGTAGIAASSSAGAAVATPVLIAEMVPAFKPVAPAATTLVATSVIVTSVLVPIITAMWSKRVKGGDGTVPKEDAVEEKAEQQRAAHH; encoded by the coding sequence ATGCATATCAAGCGTTCTATCGAAAAGATTCCGGGTGGCATGATGCTGGTGCCGTTATTCCTCGGCGCGCTGTGCCATACCTTTGCGCCGGGTGCAGGCAAGTATTTCGGGTCCTTTACCAACGGTTTGATCAGCGGCACGGTGCCGATTCTGGCGGTGTGGTTCTTCTGTATGGGTGCATCGATTCGGCTGAGCGCCACCGGAACGGTGCTGCGTAAATCCGGCACGCTGGTAGTGACGAAAATTGCCGTAGCCTGGGTGGTGGCGGCGGTGGCTTCGCGTATTTTGCCGGAAAACGGGGTTGAAGTGGGATTTTTTGCCGGGTTATCCACGCTGGCGTTGGTGGCGGCGATGGACATGACCAACGGCGGTCTGTACGCCTCGATCATGCAGCAGTATGGCACTAAAGAGGAGTCGGGCGCGTTCGTACTGATGTCGCTGGAATCCGGTCCGTTGATGACCATGGTGATTCTCGGCACCGCCGGCATCGCCTCGTTTGAGCCGCATGTGTTTGTCGGCGCGGTGCTGCCGTTTCTGGTGGGGTTTGCGCTGGGGAATCTCGATCCGGAATTACGCGACTTTTTCAGCCGTGCGGTACAGACGCTGATCCCGTTCTTTGCCTTCGCGCTCGGCAATACCATCGATCTGAGCGTCATTGGTCAAACCGGGCTGCTGGGGGTATTGCTGGGAATTTCGGTGATCATTATTACCGGTATTCCGCTGATCGTGGCGGACAAGGTATTGGGCGGCGGTGATGGGACCGCGGGCATCGCTGCGTCCAGTTCGGCGGGCGCGGCAGTGGCGACGCCGGTGCTGATTGCGGAAATGGTCCCGGCGTTTAAGCCGGTGGCGCCGGCGGCAACTACGCTGGTGGCGACATCGGTGATTGTCACCTCTGTTTTGGTGCCGATCATCACCGCGATGTGGTCAAAACGCGTTAAAGGCGGCGATGGCACCGTGCCTAAGGAAGACGCGGTGGAAGAGAAGGCTGAGCAACAGCGGGCGGCGCATCATTAA
- a CDS encoding aldo/keto reductase yields the protein MKRITLGKSTLSVPNIALGCMRLAGKTQQEAVTLLQTALDAGIDFFDHADIYGGGCSEEMFAAAVRQAGIARDQLLIQSKCGIRPGFFDFSKAHIIAAVEGSLKRLNTDYLDTLLLHRPDTLCEPDEVAAAFDELEASGKVRHFGVSNQHPLQVELLKTAVRQPLLANQLQLSIMHTPMIDAGLNVNMTHAPSLHHDGMVLEYSRLQGMTIQAWSPFQYGFFDGVFVDNDKFPQLNATLNHIASQHGVSTTALAAAWILRHPASMQVIVGSMDPHRLQDIATASELRISREEWYEIYRAAGNKLP from the coding sequence ATGAAAAGAATCACACTGGGAAAAAGCACCCTGTCGGTCCCGAACATTGCGCTGGGCTGTATGCGGCTGGCGGGTAAGACGCAGCAGGAAGCGGTAACCTTGTTACAGACGGCGCTCGACGCCGGGATCGATTTCTTTGACCATGCCGATATCTACGGCGGCGGGTGTTCCGAAGAGATGTTCGCCGCCGCGGTACGCCAGGCCGGTATCGCCCGCGACCAACTGTTGATTCAAAGTAAATGCGGTATTCGCCCCGGCTTTTTCGATTTTTCCAAAGCGCACATTATCGCTGCGGTGGAAGGCAGCCTGAAACGCCTGAACACCGATTACCTTGATACCCTGCTGCTGCACCGCCCGGACACGCTGTGCGAGCCGGATGAAGTCGCCGCCGCGTTTGACGAGCTGGAAGCCAGCGGCAAGGTGCGCCATTTTGGCGTCAGCAACCAGCATCCATTACAGGTCGAATTGCTGAAAACCGCGGTGCGCCAGCCGCTGCTCGCCAACCAGTTGCAGCTCAGCATCATGCACACGCCGATGATCGACGCCGGCCTCAACGTCAACATGACCCACGCGCCGTCACTCCATCACGACGGCATGGTGCTGGAATACAGCCGTTTGCAGGGAATGACCATTCAGGCGTGGTCGCCGTTTCAGTACGGTTTTTTTGACGGCGTGTTTGTGGATAACGACAAGTTTCCGCAACTGAACGCCACCCTGAACCACATCGCCAGCCAGCACGGCGTGTCCACTACCGCCCTCGCCGCGGCCTGGATTTTGCGTCACCCGGCCAGCATGCAGGTGATCGTCGGCAGTATGGACCCGCACCGTCTGCAAGACATCGCCACCGCTTCCGAACTGCGTATCAGCCGCGAAGAGTGGTACGAAATTTACCGTGCCGCCGGCAACAAACTGCCCTGA
- the fabI gene encoding enoyl-ACP reductase FabI: protein MGFLNGKRILVTGVASNRSIAYGIAQAMHREGAELAFTYQNDKLKSRVEEFAKEFDSSIVLPCDVAEDASIDALFAELAKVWPKFDGFVHSIAYAPGDQLDGDYVNAVTREGFAIAHDISAYSFVAMAKACRSMLNPNSALITLSYLGAERAIPNYNVMGLAKASLEANVRYMANAMGRDGVRVNAVSAGPIRTLAASGIKNFKKMLSHCEAVTPIRRVVTIEDVGNAAAFMCSDLAAGISGEVLHVDGGFNIAAMNELELGD from the coding sequence ATGGGTTTTCTTAACGGTAAGCGCATTCTGGTAACGGGCGTTGCCAGCAACCGCTCCATCGCATACGGTATCGCACAGGCTATGCATCGCGAAGGTGCAGAACTGGCGTTCACCTACCAGAACGACAAGCTGAAGTCACGTGTGGAAGAGTTTGCCAAAGAGTTCGATTCAAGCATCGTTTTGCCGTGTGATGTTGCGGAAGATGCCAGCATTGACGCGCTGTTCGCCGAACTGGCGAAAGTCTGGCCGAAATTCGACGGCTTCGTACACTCCATCGCTTACGCGCCGGGCGACCAGTTGGACGGCGACTACGTGAACGCCGTCACCCGCGAAGGTTTTGCCATCGCTCACGACATCAGCGCCTACAGCTTTGTGGCGATGGCGAAAGCCTGCCGCAGCATGCTGAACCCGAACTCCGCGCTGATAACTCTGTCCTACCTGGGTGCCGAGCGCGCCATTCCGAACTACAACGTGATGGGCCTGGCGAAAGCGTCGCTGGAAGCCAACGTGCGCTACATGGCCAACGCCATGGGCCGCGACGGCGTGCGCGTCAATGCCGTTTCCGCGGGTCCGATCCGCACACTGGCGGCGTCCGGCATCAAGAACTTCAAAAAGATGCTGTCTCACTGCGAAGCGGTCACCCCGATCCGTCGCGTGGTCACCATTGAAGACGTGGGCAACGCCGCGGCCTTCATGTGTTCCGACCTGGCTGCCGGTATCTCCGGTGAAGTTCTGCACGTTGACGGCGGCTTCAACATCGCCGCGATGAACGAACTGGAACTGGGCGATTAA